A region of Plantactinospora sp. BC1 DNA encodes the following proteins:
- a CDS encoding PQQ-dependent sugar dehydrogenase, protein MSAHPRRGRPWSYATATLATAAAILAASPTTAAQADPVPAADYQQVTLATGSAEIGEAMSLAVLPNRSVVHTARNGTVRVTDAAGNTRVAGTIPVYTHDEEGLQGVAVDPNFASNRFVYLYYSPPLNTPAGDAPTTGTAADFERWKGHLRLSRFTMNADDTLNLGSERVVLQVPNDRGQCCHVGGDIDFDAAGNLYLSTGDDTNPFESNSYTPIDERTNRNPQFDAQRSSGNTNDLRGKVLRIKPQADGTYTVPAGNMFAPGTAGTRPEIYAMGFRNPFRMSVDRATGIVYLGDYGPDAGVGDPNRGPGGQVEFNRITGPGNYGWPYCTGTNTTAETYNEYTFPSGPSQAKYNCAGGPTNNSFRNTGLSTLPPAKPSWIRYGDAGSPPEFGGGSESPMGGPVYRYDPNLDSSVKFPASLNGRFFAGEYGRRWIKAIAVNADGSPGEISDFPWRGTQVMDQAFGPDGALYVLDYGTGANNQALYRIEYIGGGNRNPIAVATANRSSGPSPLTVNFSSAGSSDPEGGTLSYLWTFGDGTTSTAANPTKTYTANGTYTPTLRVTDPAGLTGTASLVVTVGNSAPTVNLTVPGNGALFSFGDTVPYQVTVSDPEDGTIDCARVRVTYALGHDSHAHEITSRTGCSGTIDVPVDGEHDAAANIYGVFDASYTDNGGLTSHSIRTLQPRHRQGEHFGAQSGGVQTAEHATAEGGRTAGFIDNNDWISYQPYQLGNATRFTARVSSGGAGGTIEVRAGSATGTLLGSVAVPNTGSWDTFGNVSTTLANQPAGTTTLFLVFKGGAGNLFDVDSFTFATGGTGGGPATGLRASANNRYVSAVGSSPLVADKASIGATEQFDLVDLGGGNVALRSRNTGMYVCAENSGANPLVANRAAAGAWETFALVRNPDGTVSLRATVNNMYVAAENAGTEPLIANRTAIGPWEKFTLVNG, encoded by the coding sequence GTGTCCGCGCACCCCCGCAGAGGACGACCGTGGTCGTACGCGACCGCGACGCTCGCCACCGCCGCCGCGATCCTCGCCGCGTCGCCGACGACGGCGGCCCAGGCCGACCCGGTCCCCGCCGCCGACTACCAGCAGGTCACCCTCGCCACCGGCTCCGCCGAGATCGGCGAGGCGATGTCCCTGGCCGTACTGCCGAACCGGTCGGTGGTGCACACCGCCCGCAACGGCACCGTCCGGGTCACCGACGCGGCCGGCAACACCAGGGTCGCCGGCACCATCCCGGTCTACACCCACGACGAGGAGGGGTTGCAGGGTGTCGCCGTCGACCCCAACTTCGCCAGCAACCGCTTCGTCTACCTCTACTACTCGCCGCCGCTGAACACCCCGGCCGGGGACGCCCCGACCACCGGGACCGCCGCCGACTTCGAGCGGTGGAAGGGGCACCTGCGGCTCTCCCGGTTCACCATGAACGCCGACGACACCCTCAACCTGGGCAGCGAGCGGGTGGTGCTCCAGGTGCCGAACGACCGGGGGCAGTGCTGCCACGTCGGCGGGGACATCGACTTCGACGCCGCCGGCAACCTCTATCTGTCCACCGGGGACGACACCAACCCGTTCGAGTCGAACTCGTACACCCCGATCGACGAGCGGACCAACCGGAACCCGCAGTTCGACGCGCAGCGCTCCTCCGGCAACACCAACGACCTGCGCGGCAAGGTGCTGCGGATCAAGCCGCAGGCCGACGGCACCTACACCGTCCCGGCCGGGAACATGTTCGCGCCGGGGACCGCCGGAACCCGGCCGGAGATCTACGCGATGGGGTTCCGGAACCCGTTCCGGATGAGCGTCGACAGGGCGACCGGAATCGTCTACCTCGGCGACTACGGGCCGGACGCGGGCGTCGGCGACCCGAACCGGGGACCGGGCGGGCAGGTCGAGTTCAACCGGATCACCGGACCGGGCAACTACGGCTGGCCGTACTGCACCGGCACGAACACCACGGCGGAGACGTACAACGAGTACACCTTCCCGTCAGGGCCGTCCCAGGCGAAGTACAACTGTGCCGGCGGGCCGACCAACAACTCGTTCCGGAACACCGGGCTGAGCACCCTGCCGCCCGCCAAGCCGAGCTGGATCCGGTACGGCGACGCCGGCTCGCCACCGGAGTTCGGCGGTGGCTCCGAGTCCCCGATGGGCGGCCCGGTCTACCGGTACGACCCGAACCTCGACTCCAGCGTCAAGTTCCCGGCCTCGCTGAACGGCCGCTTCTTCGCCGGTGAGTACGGCCGGCGCTGGATCAAGGCGATCGCGGTGAACGCCGACGGCTCGCCCGGGGAGATCTCCGACTTCCCGTGGCGGGGTACCCAGGTGATGGACCAGGCGTTCGGCCCGGACGGCGCGCTCTACGTCCTCGACTACGGCACCGGCGCCAACAACCAGGCGCTGTACCGGATCGAGTACATCGGCGGCGGCAACCGCAACCCGATCGCGGTCGCCACCGCCAACCGCAGCTCCGGACCGAGCCCGCTGACCGTGAACTTCTCCTCGGCCGGCAGCTCCGATCCGGAGGGCGGGACGCTGAGCTACCTCTGGACGTTCGGCGACGGTACGACGTCGACGGCGGCGAACCCGACGAAGACGTACACGGCGAACGGGACGTACACCCCGACGCTGCGGGTCACCGACCCGGCCGGGCTGACCGGCACCGCCAGCCTGGTGGTCACGGTCGGCAACTCGGCGCCGACGGTGAACCTGACCGTCCCCGGCAACGGCGCGCTGTTCAGCTTCGGCGACACGGTGCCGTACCAGGTGACGGTCAGCGACCCGGAGGACGGGACGATCGACTGTGCCCGGGTCCGGGTCACGTACGCCCTCGGGCACGACAGCCACGCCCACGAGATCACCTCCAGGACCGGCTGCTCCGGCACCATCGACGTCCCGGTCGACGGTGAGCACGACGCCGCCGCGAACATCTACGGCGTCTTCGACGCCAGCTACACCGACAACGGCGGCCTCACCTCGCACAGCATCCGGACCCTGCAACCGAGACACCGGCAGGGTGAGCACTTCGGCGCACAGTCCGGCGGAGTGCAGACCGCCGAGCACGCCACCGCCGAGGGCGGCCGGACCGCCGGATTCATCGACAACAACGACTGGATTTCGTACCAGCCGTACCAGCTCGGCAACGCCACCCGGTTCACCGCGCGGGTCTCCTCCGGCGGGGCCGGCGGCACCATCGAGGTCCGGGCCGGCTCGGCCACCGGCACCCTGCTCGGCAGCGTCGCGGTGCCGAACACCGGTAGCTGGGACACCTTCGGCAACGTCTCGACCACCCTCGCCAACCAGCCGGCCGGGACGACCACGCTCTTCCTGGTCTTCAAGGGCGGCGCCGGCAACCTCTTCGACGTCGACTCGTTCACCTTCGCCACCGGCGGCACCGGCGGCGGGCCGGCGACCGGGCTGCGGGCGAGCGCCAACAACCGGTACGTCAGCGCCGTCGGCAGCAGCCCGCTGGTCGCCGACAAGGCGAGCATCGGGGCCACCGAACAGTTCGACCTGGTCGACCTCGGCGGCGGCAACGTCGCGCTGCGGTCCCGGAACACCGGAATGTACGTCTGCGCCGAGAACTCCGGGGCGAACCCGCTGGTCGCCAACCGGGCCGCCGCCGGGGCGTGGGAGACGTTCGCGCTGGTCCGCAACCCGGACGGCACGGTCAGCCTGCGGGCCACGGTGAACAACATGTACGTCGCCGCCGAGAACGCCGGCACCGAACCGCTGATCGCCAACCGGACCGCGATCGGCCCCTGGGAGAAGTTCACCCTCGTCAACGGCTGA
- a CDS encoding ThuA domain-containing protein, with translation MRRRLLAVTAAAVAAGLALAGAVTVLSPAPAEAAPLSRVLVFTKTAGFRHSAIAPGIAAIRQLGTANGFTVTATEDAAAFNTGNLGRYQAVVFLNTTGDVLDAGQQSAFEAYVAGGGGYVGVHAAADTEYDWAWYGGLVGAYFASHPATQQATIRVEDRGNAATSHLPASWTRTDEWYNYRTNPRSRVKVLASLDESSYSGGSMGGDHPITWCQNYGGGRSWYTGLGHTDESYSDPNFTRMLLGGLRIAAGAAPADCRPETGYTALFDGTQASLAQWRQAGPGGFTLADGTLTSFGGMGLLWFPVRSYANYSLKVDWMMPGDDNGGVFVGFPDPQGDPWRPVDAGHEIQIDATDADPSRTTGSVYSFSAPNPAIRDAALNPPGSWNSYEIGVHGQRVEVWLNGVKVNDYTSGRNIADGYLGLQNDGAGLDINYRNVRIRTDGPTQPPGTDLARGRSATASSVEPNSPHVAANAVDGNSGTRWGSAYGDPQTITVDLGAAYPLNRVRLNWETAYGRAYQIQVSPDNATWTQVYATSSGDGGVDDVPISANGRYVRITGTQRATQWGYSLWDLNVYGG, from the coding sequence ATGCGCAGACGTCTTCTCGCCGTGACGGCCGCCGCCGTGGCCGCCGGACTCGCCCTGGCCGGCGCGGTCACGGTGCTGAGCCCGGCACCGGCCGAGGCCGCCCCGCTGAGCCGGGTGCTGGTCTTCACCAAGACCGCCGGCTTCCGGCACTCCGCGATCGCGCCCGGGATCGCCGCGATCCGGCAGCTCGGCACCGCCAACGGCTTCACCGTGACCGCCACCGAGGACGCGGCGGCCTTCAACACCGGCAACCTCGGCCGGTACCAGGCGGTGGTCTTCCTGAACACCACCGGCGACGTACTCGACGCCGGGCAGCAGAGCGCGTTCGAGGCGTACGTCGCGGGCGGTGGCGGGTACGTCGGGGTGCACGCCGCCGCCGACACCGAGTACGACTGGGCGTGGTACGGCGGGCTGGTCGGGGCGTACTTCGCCTCGCACCCGGCGACCCAGCAGGCGACGATCCGGGTCGAGGACCGGGGCAACGCCGCCACCTCGCACCTGCCGGCGAGCTGGACCCGCACCGACGAGTGGTACAACTACCGGACCAATCCCCGGTCCCGGGTGAAGGTGCTGGCCAGCCTCGACGAGTCGTCGTACAGCGGCGGGTCGATGGGTGGCGACCACCCGATCACCTGGTGCCAGAACTACGGCGGCGGACGATCCTGGTACACCGGGCTCGGGCACACCGACGAGTCGTACTCGGATCCGAACTTCACCCGGATGCTCCTCGGCGGGCTGCGGATCGCCGCCGGGGCCGCCCCGGCGGACTGCCGGCCGGAGACCGGCTACACCGCGCTCTTCGACGGCACCCAGGCCAGCCTGGCGCAGTGGCGGCAGGCCGGGCCGGGCGGCTTCACCCTGGCCGACGGCACGCTGACCTCGTTCGGCGGGATGGGGCTGCTCTGGTTCCCGGTCCGCAGCTACGCCAACTACTCCCTCAAGGTCGACTGGATGATGCCGGGCGACGACAACGGCGGCGTCTTCGTCGGGTTCCCGGACCCGCAGGGTGACCCGTGGCGGCCGGTCGACGCCGGCCACGAGATCCAGATCGACGCCACCGACGCCGACCCGTCCCGGACCACCGGCAGCGTCTACAGCTTCTCCGCACCGAACCCCGCGATCCGGGACGCCGCGCTGAACCCGCCCGGCTCGTGGAACAGCTACGAGATCGGCGTGCACGGCCAGCGGGTCGAGGTCTGGCTCAACGGGGTCAAGGTGAACGACTACACCAGCGGCCGGAACATCGCCGACGGCTACCTCGGACTCCAGAACGACGGCGCCGGGCTGGACATCAACTACCGCAACGTCCGGATCAGGACCGACGGGCCGACCCAGCCGCCCGGCACCGACCTGGCCCGGGGCAGGTCGGCCACCGCCAGCAGCGTCGAGCCGAACAGCCCGCACGTGGCGGCGAACGCGGTCGACGGCAACTCCGGTACCCGGTGGGGCAGCGCGTACGGCGACCCGCAGACGATCACCGTCGACCTCGGCGCGGCGTACCCGCTGAACCGGGTGCGGCTGAACTGGGAGACGGCGTACGGGCGGGCGTACCAGATCCAGGTCTCGCCGGACAACGCGACCTGGACCCAGGTCTACGCCACCAGCAGCGGCGACGGCGGCGTCGACGACGTGCCGATCTCGGCGAACGGCCGGTACGTCCGGATCACCGGTACCCAGCGGGCCACCCAGTGGGGCTACTCGCTCTGGGACCTCAACGTCTACGGCGGCTGA